The nucleotide sequence TTCAGCGTCATCACGTCCAACGTCACCGTGACGGGCAACACTGCCGTGGCTACCGCTTCCATCTCCGCGTCCGTGCGCGAGCAGGTTGAGGAGTACAAGGTCTGTGTGAACCCCTACAGCGGTGGAGCGCTGGACTTCTCGAAGCGCACGAACGTCTATATCAACACCTCCGCTGAGGGGGGCACCTCCTACACCTCGGCGTCCAAGACGTTCGCCAACGGGACGTATCAGTACGCTCCCTGTGTCCTGAATGATGGTGTCTGGTACGTCCTCGGTGGGACTCCCTACAAGACCTTCACCGTTCCCCAGACCACGCCCCCTCCGGGCTCTGTGACATTCACGGAAAACAGCCTGTCGGCGACGGTCAACGGGACCTCGGTCACCGTGAACGGCAACATCAAGGCTTCCAGCTCGGTCACCGTGCAGGAAGTCGGGATCTTCGCCACCCACACTGACGGCACGGTCTACGACATCGCCAAGCAGACCAACGTGGTTGTCCCTACCACGGGCCTCGCGCTCACCGGCACGATGACAGTCAAGCCCGGGACCTACACCTACGCTCTGTTTGTCGGGTACAACAACACGTGGCCGGACATGCCGGACAAGTCCTTCACCGTGAGCGGAACCACCCCGCCGCCCACGTCGAGGGCACCTGTCGGTAACCTCCCCGGCTGGACTCAGAACATGGTCCAGGACTTTGACACCGCGGCGTCAACGGGAACCGGTACTGGCTCGTTCATGCGCACCTACGAGAACTCGTGGCGGCCCTACGATGACGCCGGTATCTACTGGCCTCGCGCGCTCATCAACGCCCATGACGGGATGATGGACATCAACCTCGATGGTGACCGCGGTGCTGCGGGTGTGTTCGGTCCTCCGGACCGCGCCTGGGGACACCTGTACGGGCGCTACTCGATCCGCTTCAAGGCGGTTGACGCCGAGGGCAACGGAACGGCGATGATGGTCTGGCCTGCGTCTGACTACTGGTCGGACGGGGAGATAGACTTCCCCGAGGGGCCGCTCGACGGCTACTTCAACATCTATCACCACCCGACCCCTTGTGATGACGACGACGGCGACCCGATACCGCACTGCGGCTCCTCGGACAGCCTGACCAACATCGCCACCTTCGAGGACTGGCACGTCGCCACGACCGAGTGGACCCCCACGAGCGTCAAGTATTACGTGGACGGAGCGCTGGTGAAGACGGTCACCCACGACATCCCTAACACCCACCACCGCTGGACGATTCAGGTCGCGCCGGACCGCTCGAACGCTCAGCCGGGACACCTGCTGATCGACTGGGTGACCAGCTACACCTACACCCCGTAACAACTGCCTGCCAAACCAGGAGGGACCGAGCATGGCGCTCGGTCCCTCTTCCATGTGGGGCGCTGCAATGGCAAAGCCACTGGCCGGCCAGAAGGTCTTCCCGGTCGAGGTGGAGGCCTGGGCCTCGCTGCTTCATCGGCCCCTGTGTCTTTGGAATCGGATGACTGGAGTTTCGGAACTCGGATTCCCGGGGAAGGAGGTGCCCCCGGAGAGGGTGGAACTGTCAGCGAGTGCTCAGCAGCTGGCTTCTCATTGCCCGAGCGGACAGATGCTGGCCCTGGCGGCCGTGGCAACCATCCGACCATGCACACGACCCATGAGCAGGTAGGAATCGAGCAGCTGACGTCGGCGGACCTCGCAGCCCTGGAGACCTGGGCTCCCAGCCAGGTGAAGCTCACTTCGAGCATGACAGCCCGGCTGTGGTTGCAGACCCGCCTCCGCCTCACCCAGGCCCAGAAGGAGCTCCACGATGCCATCTTCGCCCTCGATGGCACCGACGCGAGCCTCGACCGCTTTGCCAGCGCGCGGGCGGAGCTCGACTCGGCCGAGGCGTGGGCCCTGCATGTCGCCAAGGCCCGCTACAAGCGCGACCAGGGCTGACGGGTGGCGCTCGGGCAGGGTGCTGGCGACGATGGCCATCTGCTTCAGGCTGGCTTCTCGGTTGCTCGGGGTGGGGCGCTCGCCGCGAGCCGCCAGCCCTTGGCGCGCTCCTGCTCCCGCCAGAGCGCCGCGTAGACGCCGCGCTTCGCGAGCAGTTCCTCGTGTGTGCCAGCCTCCGCGACACGCCCCTTGTCGAGCACGACGATGCGGTGCGCCCGCCGCACCGTGCGCAGGCGATGGGCAATCACGACGACAGTCTTCCTCTTGACCAGCTCGTCGATCGCCCGCTGGATCTCGGCCTCCGCCGACGCATCGACCGAGGCGGTCGCCTCGTCGAGGAGCACGATGGGGGCGTCCTTGAGGATGGCGCGCGCGATGGACAGGCGCTGGCGCTCGCCACCCGAGAGGGTTCCGCCTCCTTCGCCGAGGAGGGTGTCGTAGCCGTTCGGCAAGGCCGTGATGAAGTCGTGGGCGCGCGCGGCCTTCGCTGCACGCTCGACTTCTTCGAGTGAAGCGTCGGGCCGCCCGACGCGGAGGTTCTCCAGGATGGTCCCGGAGAAGAGGACGACGTCCTGGAACACCATCGCGATGTGCTGGTGCAGCTCCTCGAACGGGATGTCGCGGATGTCGACGCCGCCGATGCGGATGGCTCCCGGGCGCGGGATGTCCCACAGGCGCGCCATGAGGTGGACCAGCGTCGACTTGCCCGAGCCCGAAGCGCCGACGAGCGCGGTGAGCGAGCGCGCGGGGAACGTCGCCGAGACGCCGTCGAGCACGAGCTCGTCTTCGTAGGCGAAGGACACGGAGTCGACCTCCACCTCGAATGTCTGGATCGACGCCGCTCGTGCGGATGACTCCGCAAGCGGCTTCTCCGCCAGCAGCCGGTCGACGCGGCCGAGCGCGCGCTGAGACGCTCGAAGCATGAGCAGCGCCACACCGAGATCCGCCACCTGGCGCACGACACCCACCGTCACGATGAGAAAGACGAGCAGCACCCCGGGCTCGATCGAGTCGCGCAGCGCCAGTGCGCTTCCCGCGTACGCCACCGCGACGAAGCTCACCTCGACGACGAAACCGAACACGGCGAGCAGCGGAGAGGGCCAGACCTCGGAGCGGATGAGGGCGTCACGCAGGCGCTCCATTGCGTTGACAAAGCGCTGGTAGGCCTCGCCGTGCCGGCCGAACGCGCGAAGCACGGCGATGCCCTGCACGTATTCGACGATGCGCGCGCTCACGTCTGAAGCCGCCTCGAGCACGGCCTCGAACTCGCGGACGAAGAGGGGCGTGGTCGCAGCCAGCACGAGGAGCGCCACCGGTAGCGCGGCGAGGATGACGAGTCCCAGTCGCCAATCCAGGAAGCTGAGACCGAGGCCGACCAGCATCGGGAGTGCGAAGCTCGACGTGAAGATGCCGATGGTGTGAGACCAGACGTCCTCGACGAGCGCGACGTCGGTGGTGAGCACGCCCGCCAGCTCACCGCTCCTTCGCTGGGTGAAGAACCCCATGGGCAGGCGTCGCAGATGGTCGGCTGTGCGGATGCGCGCTTGCCCCATGAGCGAGTGCGCGGCGATGAAGATATTGGACATCGCCCCGATCGAGAACACGAGGCGCAGAAGCACCGAGAGCGCGATGCCACCGGTGATCCACCACATCAGGTGCATCGACAGGCGGCGCTCGAGCACTTCGCGAACGAAGAAGGTGACCAGGGCGTAGGGCGTGGCGATCGCGAGCGCTTCGCCAAATGCGAAGAAGAGGCCGCGCCGGAGACGTGCGTCCCTGCGGCCCGCGAGCCGCTCGCCGAGTGTGAAGATCTCCCCGAGCATCACCCCACCTCCTTCGCGACAGCGGGTCCACCAGGTTCACCCAGCGACCAGTCGAGGGCTTCGGTGTGGCTGCGCCAGAGCTGTTGGTACAGCGGGCAGCGCCCGAGCAGCTCGTCGTGCGTGCCCTGGTCCTTCACCCGGCCTCCGTCGAGGACGACGATGTGGTCGGCGGAGGCGATCGTCGAGAGCCGGTGTGCGACGACGAGCACCGTCCGCCCCCCGCACAGCTTGGCCAGCGCCTCCTGGATGCGTGCTTCGTTCTCGGGGTCGGCGAAGGCCGTCGCCTCATCGAGCAGCAGCACCGGCGCGTCCTTAAGGAGCGCGCGAGCGATGGACAGGCGCTGCTTCTCGCCTCCCGAGAGGCGTGCGCCGCGCTCACCGAGCAGCGTTTCGTACTTCCTGGGGAGCGCCTGGATGAAGTCGTACGCACGCGCGGCGCGACACGCGGCATCGAGCTGCGCATCGGTGGCATCGGGACGGGCGAGACGAAGGTTCTCGCGAACGGTGCCGTGAAAGAGGAACACGTCCTGGAAGACCATCGAGATGCGCGAGAGCAGCTCATCGAGCGTGAGTGCGCGCACGTCGACGCCGCCGAGCTGGACCGCGCCACTTGTCGCGTCCCATAGCCGGAGCACGAGCCGCACGAGCGTCGTCTTGCCTGCACCCGAGGGGCCGACCAGCGCCGTGACCTTGCCCGCTGGCGCTTCGAAGGAGACGTCGTGGAGGACCTCCGCGGCGCCGTCCTCGTAACGGAAGCCGACGCCACGGAACGCGACGCCATCGTGCGCGGGCCGCGCGGCGCTGGCAGGAGTCTCGAGGTCCGGCGCGGCGAGCATGGCCTGGATGCGAGCGTTGCCTGCCTGGATGCGGTCGACGTTGCCCCACGCGAATATCAGCCGCATCATCGACATGAGGAGCTGTGGCCCGAGCACGAGGAAGAGCACGAGCGACTCGAGCGAGAGGGTGCCGCGCGTGTAGAGCCAGCCGCCCATGGGCACGAGGACGACGAGGCTCGACCCGATGAGCGCGCCGAACGCGCCGTAGCCGCGGCCGTTGGTGCGCATGAACCCCTCCGTCCACGTGAGCCCCGCTTCGATGGAGCGCGAGAGCTCGCTGAAGCGCTGCGCGGACAGGCCGAAGGTCTTGATGACGTGGATGCCCCGGAGGTACTCGAGCAGCGAGCGGTTCATCCGGCTCTGGAGCTCGTCCCACTGCAGATTCGCCTTGCCGACATCTCGCATGGCGACCGACATCGCCAGAATGGCGAGTGGCGCCATCACGATGCTGGCGAGGGCCATGCGCCAATCGACCCACAGGAGGGCAATGGCCGTCGCGAGCGGGACGACGAGCGCGGTGACCGCATCCGGGAGGTAATGAGCGACGAACCCTTCGATCTGGTTCACGTCGTCCATCAGCGTCTTCTTCAGCTCCCCGGCGCCACGACGGCTGAAGAACGAGAGCGGAACGGCGCCGAGCTTCTTCGCGAGCCGCAGGCGCAGCTCATGAAGGAGGCGGAACGCCGCGACGTGCGCCAGCATGTGCGCGGCGGAGACGAGGATGTAGCGCAACGCGAGCGCACCCGCGGCGAGGAGGGCGAGCGAGCGAACCGCGGCGAGGTCCGGCGGCGCTGCGTAGATCGAGGTCGCCATGCGCGCGACGACGAAGAACGGCACCAGCGCGAGGGCTGCTGCCAACGTCGACGAGAGTGCGGCTCCGGCGACGAACAGTGCTTGTGGCCCGAGGAGCGCCTTGAGGCCCGCGAGCGAGCGTTCCTCGGCCTTGGAGGCGGGGAGGTCGGTACTCATGCCCGCCTCCCTTCATGGATGGTGATGCGAATGGCTCGCGGGGTGTTCCAGGGGTTCGACCCGGCTGTCACTGCCGGGCCAGCCGACATGCGGTGCGGAGGGCGTTCACTCGGTTCCATGGGGCCGAGGAAACGCCAGGGCAGGCACCGGGGATTGTATATTTTTACCCGTGGACCGAGACGTGGTCGGTGCCCGCGACACGCTTCGCGAGATATTCGCGCGGGCTCGAGCCGGAGAGTGACCGGAACTCGCGAAGGAAGTGGGCCTGGTCGAAGTAGCCGTGCTCGGCGGCCAACGCGGCGCCACGCAAGGAGCCCTGCTCGAGGTCGCGTAGCACCGCTCGAAACCGTCGGACACGCCAGAATGTCTTCGGACTCAAGCCGACTTCTTCGCGAAACAAGGCCAGGAGGCGCTTCGGAGAGAGCCCCGTCCGGCGATTGACTTCAGCGACCGACGTGAGGTCGGGTTCCTCGAACGCGTCCAGAGACGCACGCAGCGCGGGACTCAGCTCGAAGGAGTGGCGCAGTCGGTGCAGGAGGTGCTCTTCCAGCAGCTGCACTCGCCCGAGCGGGGAGGGCGTCTCCATCAGCCGTTCGTGCAGCGCGCGTGCCGACGCGCCCCATAGCGCATCCAGCGCCAGGGTCTGCTCCGCGAGGGCATTGGCGGGCACGCCGAAGAAGGGGTGCGCGCCACCGGGCTTGAATTCGACGCCGACCGTCGGACCCGGTGGGGGGCCGATGATCAGCGGGGTGCTTCGCGCGCCGCACAAGATGGCACCGGAGACGTCGGCGGCCTCGGTCGTGTGCTCGCCGGAGTAGATGCGCGTCGGGGTCTCATAGAGAGGGACGACGAGGGACTGCGCGCCCGACGGCAGCACACGTTCGCGCGGTGCCTGCGCGACGTAGTCGCCGGACACCCAGAAGGAGTCCACGAACTTGTCGAGCGGCGGCTTCGGGCGGTAGAGCGCGTGGGGCATGGCGCGTGGTGGCTGCTCTTGCAGATGAGAATGAACCCTGCGCATGGCCGGATGATGCGAGCAATCCGCATGATGCTCAAGGCCCGCGGATGGGCCCGCCCCCACTGACCGGCACAGGCTTCGCGTGTGCGGTCGACCATCGAGCTCTTCGGGCTGCCGTGGGGCATCCTCTTCTCCGGGCCCGGGGGCTGGTTCGAGCTGTTCCTGGGTGGCTGGCTCATCGCCAAGGGGTTCCGGACGGTCACTCCTTCCGTCGCGGCGTAGCCGGCTTGCCGCGCGTGGCGATGCGCTTCCGGATGCGGCTCAGCGACTCGGGCTTCACGCCGATGTAGCTGGCCAGCTGGTACTGGGGAATCCGCTGGAGGATGTCCGGCCGTGTCTTCGAGAGCTTGAGGTAGCGCTGCTCCGGGGTATCGGTGAGATGGGAAGCGAGCCGCTCCTGCTGTTCCGCCAGGACCTTCTGCATCGCCATCCGGGAGATGCTCTCGAAGCGAGGGAAGCGTCGGTACAGCTCCCCCTCGCGTTGCTCGGTGCCCACCACCACCGTGGTGTCTTCCGCGCAGACCAGGAAGTGATCCGCCGGGGTCTGGGTCATCATGCTGTGAATCGAGAGGACCCATTCGTTCTCCGTGAAGAACCCGTTGCTCCGCTCTTCACCGTCGACGACGTAGTACTGGCGGACGCAGCCCTGGAGGACGAAGTACGCCTCGGTGCAGACCTGGCCCGCCATGAGCAGGTGAGTGCCCTTCGGACAGGTCTTCACCACCATGCTGTCCAGGATGGCCTGGGCTTCCTCGTCGGACAGAGGAGCGATGCGGCGGAAGTAGTCGATGAGCTTGTGTTTCATGAGAACACTGCGCGACCGGAGGGAACCCCATCAGCTGCTCGTGAAAGTCGTTCCGCTGGAACGTTACCTCGCACGGCGGCACGATGGGGGCGGTATCGCTCCAGAGTTCCTGCCGCAGAAGGCGCAACTTCTTGAGCTTGCTGGGCCTCCCAGGTTGCCCGACGGGCTTCGAACGCGCAGACGTGGGCTGCGCAGCACGGGGGGTGAGCGTCATTGGCGACACCGCCTGACGGCAATCCGTGGCATGTCAGGGTTGCCAGTCCACAACGGTATATGCCTCTGGCGCGGATGCGCCGCCCATCTCGAGGCGGTGTGAGGTCCGCGCACAGGGGAATGCATGACTCGCAGAACTTCGATGCAGCTCGGGGGCGCGCTCGCGCTGCTCGGTGGATGGGTACTGGGTTGTGGTGAGGGGGCGGACGGAATCGAGCAGGGGACCATGGGCAGCGTGTCGCGGAAGGCCTCGCTGCTGGCGCCGGGGACGCCCGAGCTGGTCCGTGACGTGCGGACCACCGCTCCCACGCTGACGGCAAGCTTCTACTTCTCCGGCGAGCTGGATGGAGCGCTCTACTTCCTCGGGAACGACGGCTCCTCGGGTGAAGAGCTGTGGAAGACGGACGGGACGGCGGCGGGCACGGTGCTGGTGAAGGACGTCTGCCCGGGCGCGAACTCCGCGACGATCAACTCCTTCACCCCCATCAATGGGGTGCTGGTCTTCTCCGCCAACGACTGCACCCACGGTCAGGAGTTGTGGAAGACGGATGGGACCGCGGCGGGCACGGTGCTGCTGCGGGACATCCGGCCGGGGCTCGACAGCAGCACTCCGTCGGCGCTCGTTCCCTTCAACGGGGCCCTCTATTTCGTCGCGGACGACGGCTCCACGGGGCGTGAGCTGTGGAAGACGGATGGGACGGTTGCGGGCACTGTTCGCGTCGCCGACGTTCCGTACGGTCCCGGCACCGCGTCTCCGGACAACCTCACCGTCGCGGGCTCCTATCTCTTCTTCACCGGCCAGGATGGGTCCGGGCGTGAGCTGTGGAGGACGGATGGCACCGCCGCGGGCACCCTCCGGGTCCGTGACATCCAGGCTGGTGCGACGGGGTCCACCCCGCAGTACCTGCGGGCGATGAACGGCATCCTCTACTTCTCTGCGGACGCGGGCCTCAGCTCGAGCGGGCGCGAGCTGTGGCGCAGCGACGGGACGAGCGCGGGCACGTACCTGGTGCGGAACATCGAGTCCGGTCAGTACAGCTCGTCGCCGGAGAACCTGGTGGTGATGAACGGACTGCTCTACTTCTCCGCATACGACAGCACCGGTAACCGGGAGCTGTGGCGGAGCGACGGCTCGGAGTCCGGCACGGTGCGGGTCGCGGACATCGTGTCCGGTCAGAATGGCTCCTCCCCGTCGGCGCTCACCGTGGCCGGTAGCGTGCTGTACTTCACCGCGACGGGCGACACGGGCGGCCGGGAGCTGTGGAAGAGCGACGGCACGGCCGCTGGCACCGTGCGGGTGAAGGACATCTTCCCGGGCTCCAGCAGCTCCAGCATCAGCTACCCCACGGGTGTCGGGAACACGGTGTAC is from Pyxidicoccus xibeiensis and encodes:
- a CDS encoding ABC transporter ATP-binding protein, producing MSTDLPASKAEERSLAGLKALLGPQALFVAGAALSSTLAAALALVPFFVVARMATSIYAAPPDLAAVRSLALLAAGALALRYILVSAAHMLAHVAAFRLLHELRLRLAKKLGAVPLSFFSRRGAGELKKTLMDDVNQIEGFVAHYLPDAVTALVVPLATAIALLWVDWRMALASIVMAPLAILAMSVAMRDVGKANLQWDELQSRMNRSLLEYLRGIHVIKTFGLSAQRFSELSRSIEAGLTWTEGFMRTNGRGYGAFGALIGSSLVVLVPMGGWLYTRGTLSLESLVLFLVLGPQLLMSMMRLIFAWGNVDRIQAGNARIQAMLAAPDLETPASAARPAHDGVAFRGVGFRYEDGAAEVLHDVSFEAPAGKVTALVGPSGAGKTTLVRLVLRLWDATSGAVQLGGVDVRALTLDELLSRISMVFQDVFLFHGTVRENLRLARPDATDAQLDAACRAARAYDFIQALPRKYETLLGERGARLSGGEKQRLSIARALLKDAPVLLLDEATAFADPENEARIQEALAKLCGGRTVLVVAHRLSTIASADHIVVLDGGRVKDQGTHDELLGRCPLYQQLWRSHTEALDWSLGEPGGPAVAKEVG
- a CDS encoding helix-turn-helix transcriptional regulator, which produces MPHALYRPKPPLDKFVDSFWVSGDYVAQAPRERVLPSGAQSLVVPLYETPTRIYSGEHTTEAADVSGAILCGARSTPLIIGPPPGPTVGVEFKPGGAHPFFGVPANALAEQTLALDALWGASARALHERLMETPSPLGRVQLLEEHLLHRLRHSFELSPALRASLDAFEEPDLTSVAEVNRRTGLSPKRLLALFREEVGLSPKTFWRVRRFRAVLRDLEQGSLRGAALAAEHGYFDQAHFLREFRSLSGSSPREYLAKRVAGTDHVSVHG
- a CDS encoding ABC transporter ATP-binding protein, which codes for MLGEIFTLGERLAGRRDARLRRGLFFAFGEALAIATPYALVTFFVREVLERRLSMHLMWWITGGIALSVLLRLVFSIGAMSNIFIAAHSLMGQARIRTADHLRRLPMGFFTQRRSGELAGVLTTDVALVEDVWSHTIGIFTSSFALPMLVGLGLSFLDWRLGLVILAALPVALLVLAATTPLFVREFEAVLEAASDVSARIVEYVQGIAVLRAFGRHGEAYQRFVNAMERLRDALIRSEVWPSPLLAVFGFVVEVSFVAVAYAGSALALRDSIEPGVLLVFLIVTVGVVRQVADLGVALLMLRASQRALGRVDRLLAEKPLAESSARAASIQTFEVEVDSVSFAYEDELVLDGVSATFPARSLTALVGASGSGKSTLVHLMARLWDIPRPGAIRIGGVDIRDIPFEELHQHIAMVFQDVVLFSGTILENLRVGRPDASLEEVERAAKAARAHDFITALPNGYDTLLGEGGGTLSGGERQRLSIARAILKDAPIVLLDEATASVDASAEAEIQRAIDELVKRKTVVVIAHRLRTVRRAHRIVVLDKGRVAEAGTHEELLAKRGVYAALWREQERAKGWRLAASAPPRATEKPA
- a CDS encoding glycoside hydrolase family 16 protein, which produces MKRKLTALAAAGVVLLGFGAVSASAAFANFSVITSNVTVTGNTAVATASISASVREQVEEYKVCVNPYSGGALDFSKRTNVYINTSAEGGTSYTSASKTFANGTYQYAPCVLNDGVWYVLGGTPYKTFTVPQTTPPPGSVTFTENSLSATVNGTSVTVNGNIKASSSVTVQEVGIFATHTDGTVYDIAKQTNVVVPTTGLALTGTMTVKPGTYTYALFVGYNNTWPDMPDKSFTVSGTTPPPTSRAPVGNLPGWTQNMVQDFDTAASTGTGTGSFMRTYENSWRPYDDAGIYWPRALINAHDGMMDINLDGDRGAAGVFGPPDRAWGHLYGRYSIRFKAVDAEGNGTAMMVWPASDYWSDGEIDFPEGPLDGYFNIYHHPTPCDDDDGDPIPHCGSSDSLTNIATFEDWHVATTEWTPTSVKYYVDGALVKTVTHDIPNTHHRWTIQVAPDRSNAQPGHLLIDWVTSYTYTP
- a CDS encoding FruA-associating protein, FapA, which translates into the protein MHTTHEQVGIEQLTSADLAALETWAPSQVKLTSSMTARLWLQTRLRLTQAQKELHDAIFALDGTDASLDRFASARAELDSAEAWALHVAKARYKRDQG
- a CDS encoding Crp/Fnr family transcriptional regulator, coding for MKHKLIDYFRRIAPLSDEEAQAILDSMVVKTCPKGTHLLMAGQVCTEAYFVLQGCVRQYYVVDGEERSNGFFTENEWVLSIHSMMTQTPADHFLVCAEDTTVVVGTEQREGELYRRFPRFESISRMAMQKVLAEQQERLASHLTDTPEQRYLKLSKTRPDILQRIPQYQLASYIGVKPESLSRIRKRIATRGKPATPRRKE